One part of the Dermacentor silvarum isolate Dsil-2018 chromosome 6, BIME_Dsil_1.4, whole genome shotgun sequence genome encodes these proteins:
- the LOC119456807 gene encoding facilitated trehalose transporter Tret1-like: MRRTMHIGDDFAAWFNALVLAEGLVAAVISGHLLSLAGRRGTMLMSSACFAAGWLFIAFANSTALLFIGRFLTGGGMSVASAASTVFVAEVTPANLRGALNTGCNFVEAVRILIGYTLGKWLNYKWLAAACLFPAVINGTTEGSHGSLAVLPGTSVEDEFAALETCTVDVTTKLTFGDLKESYVYKSFLCSLLTLLMQQGPAISILIFFAQDILQEAAVSIAADYCTILVGGILSVTFLVATALADKAGRKWLFIVSTASSAVSLAVLGVCFYMKQTKNQHFLDNYAWLPLASMSVYFAGYSLGLGPLPFVYVGELLPLKTKGVATAVCIVVYYSFGFLVTKTYTDLSRLMGTAATYWLYASFLPDVFKR, translated from the exons GACACCTGCTGAGCCTGGCCGGACGCAGGGGAACGATGTTGATGTCGTCCGCTTGCTTCGCTGCCGGCTGGCTGTTTATCGCCTTCGCGAATTCTACAGCGCTGCTGTTCATAGGCCGCTTTTTGACGGGTGGTGGAATGTCCGTCGCCTCGGCTGCGTCCACGGTGTTCGTAGCCGAAGTGACGCCCGCCAACCTGCGAGGGGCGCTCAACACCGGCTGCAACTTTGTCGAAGCGGTGCGTATCCTGATCGGCTACACCCTGGGCAAGTGGCTCAACTACAAGTGGCTTGCCGCCGCCTGCCTCTTCCCAGCAGTCATCAACG GGACGACGGAAGGAAGCCATGGAAGTCTTGCGGTTCTACCGGGGACCAGCGTCGAAGACGAATTCGCCGCTCTGGAAACCTGCACGGTCGACGTCACCACGAAGCTGACCTTCGGAGACTTGAAGGAGTCGTACGTCTACAAGTCGTTCCTGTGCTCCCTCCTGACTCTGCTTATGCAACAGGGGCCGGCGATCAGCATTCTCATCTTCTTCGCCCAAGACATATTGCAGGAGGCCGCCGTGTCAATTGCTGCCGACTACTGTACCATCCTGGTGGGTGGCATCCTGTCGGTGACCTTCCTGGTGGCCACGGCGCTCGCCGACAAGGCAGGCCGCAAGTGGCTCTTCATCGTGTCCACCGCCTCTTCAGCGGTCAGCCTGGCAGTGCTGGGTGTGTGCTTCTACATGAAGCAAACGAAAAACCAACACTTCCTCGACAACTATGCCTGGCTTCCACTGGCCTCCATGTCGGTGTACTTCGCCGGATACTCGCTAGGGCTCGGTCCCTTGCCATTCGTGTACGTCGGCGAACTCCTGCCTCTGAAAACGAAGGGTGTCGCGACTGCTGTGTGCATCGTTGTCTACTACTCCTTCGGCTTTCTAGTCACCAAGACATACACCGACCTGTCCCGCTTGATGGGTACTGCCGCTACGTATTGGCTGTACGCCAGCTTCCTGCCA